The Amblyomma americanum isolate KBUSLIRL-KWMA chromosome 6, ASM5285725v1, whole genome shotgun sequence genome has a window encoding:
- the LOC144094518 gene encoding neprilysin-1-like: MSAGSVSGIPKVRIVLLTSVALAMLLLIGAVALLARLKPEAQRCSSAACHYYATLLREVLNESVPPCQDLYQHVCSRWDAQHSYSVRKYVYNRYMATLALNLEAMAVPQKRRTAIQEAAMLYRSCTDVYNGGRDNTDEAKALLQKFGISWPVVSAPSNVLRILSSVSATWYCGSVLRFEISALDKRLTITPAPFFQFLIERRAQLLQKGWDEERYRGLFEALVEAFALPDTGRPLTFEKHVMIEGTVLLLLRSAFTAPSWRTIQNATLDDVVDMTQKAKPRKAWEEELTAAFKAFVDVSFVVAVENVGFFLAFFDLLRRQGEYILAYYVGWDVVQLLALVSSADLIRHYFVVGDEAKEGHALFCVKLTYMYMSPVLYASYVRDHIGIDVLSDVGDVARSIEKASWDSATTWWQKASIAANLLSGRKLVDYLNTTRKSDVSIINQYTLIPKMSDNILTNMRVATWSRAVGSIRTSVAIMMEDGRVRFYHFSNGTLQLHPIAFQEPFYSSEALPAIKYGTVGAEIAYAMASRVLSIALPSNAELGEALRPRLACIFGHELATAELRVDQIELLQSLTSIRIALRAYLDRWRPNGGRLRDYGHLSGAQLFFLFWCFVQCGVEGGSSVCNDPARLTAGFADAFRCAKNSSMFTGKDCRTFEP; encoded by the exons ATGTCAGCCGGGAGCGTCAGCGGGATCCCCAAGGTGCGCATCGTCCTCCTGACGAGCGTGGCCCTGGCAATGCTGTTGCTGATTGGCGCCGTCGCTCTACTGGCTCGGCTGAAGCCGGAGGCTCAGCGATGTAGCTCTGCGGCGTGCCACTACTACGCGACACTGCTGCGGGAGGTCCTGAACGAATCCGTGCCGCCGTGCCAAGACCTGTACCAGCATGTATGCTCTCGCTGGGACGCCCAGCACTCGTACTCTGTCAGGAAGTACGTCTACAACCG ATACATGGCGACACTGGCGTTGAATCTGGAGGCGATGGCCGTACCACAAAAGCGGCGGACGGCAATACAAGAGGCAGCTATGCTCTACCGTTCGTGCACAGACGTCTACAACGGGGGCAGAGACAACACTGACGAAGCGAAAGCACTGCTGCAGAAATTCGGTATCTCGTGGCCCGTTGTGAGCGCACCGTCCAACGTCCTTCGCATACTGTCCTCAGTGTCAGCCACGTGGTACTGCGGAAGCGTCCTGCGTTTCGAGATTTCTGCTCTCGACAAGCGCCTTACCATAACGCCTGCGCCCTTCTTTCAATTCCTCATTGAACGCCGCGCGCAGCTGCTGCAGAAAGGATGGGACGAGGAGCGATACAGGGGCCTCTTCGAAGCACTGGTCGAAGCCTTCGCGCTGCCGGACACCGGGCGGCCGTTGACTTTCGAAAAGCACGTGATGATCGAGGGCACCGTCTTGCTCTTACTGCGCAGTGCATTCACCGCACCCTCCTGGAGGACCATACAAAATGCTACTCTCGATGACGTCGTCGACATGACGCAGAAAGCTAAGCCGCGCAAAGCATGGGAAGAGGAGTTGACCGCCGCCTTCAAAGCCTTCGTCGACGTCAGCTTCGTGGTGGCTGTGGAGAACGTGGGCTTTTTCCTGGCGTTTTTTGATCTTCTGAGGCGGCAGGGCGAATATATACTCGCCTACTACGTCGGCTGGGACGTCGTCCAGTTGCTCGCGCTCGTGTCGAGCGCCGATCTGATCCGCCATTACTTTGTCGTCGGCGATGAAGCCAAGGAAGGTCACGCCCTCTTCTGCGTCAAACTGACGTACATGTACATGAGCCCTGTTCTTTACGCGAGCTACGTGAGGGATCACATCGGCATCGACGTTCTCAGTGACGTAGGAGATGTAGCGAGGAGTATAGAGAAGGCTTCTTGGGACAGCGCTACGACATGGTGGCAGAAAGCTTCGATTGCGGCTAATCTGTTGAGTGGTAGGAAGCTCGTTGACTACCTCAACACCACTAGAAAATCTGACGTGTCAATTATCAACCAGTACACTCTCATTCCAAAAATGAGCGACAATATTCTAACCAACATGCGAGTCGCGACGTGGAGCCGCGCTGTTGGCAGCATTCGCACCAGCGTTGCCATCATGATGGAGGACGGAAGAGTGCGCTTCTACCACTTCAGTAACGGTACTCTGCAGCTGCACCCCATCGCTTTCCAGGAGCCGTTCTACAGCAGCGAGGCTCTGCCCGCCATCAAGTACGGCACCGTGGGAGCCGAGATAGCCTACGCCATGGCATCGCGGGTGTTGAGCATTGCGCTTCCTTCTAACGCCGAGCTCGGCGAGGCCCTCCGACCCAGGCTAGCGTGCATATTCGGCCACGAGCTCGCTACAGCCGAGCTACGTGTCGACCAAATCGAGCTGCTGCAAAGTCTCACGTCGATACGGATTGCGCTACGGGCATACTTGGACCGGTGGCGGCCGAATGGTGGAAGGCTGCGTGATTACGGACACTTGTCGGGTGCGCAGCTGTTTTTTCTCTTCTGGTGCTTCGTTCAGTGTGGGGTGGAGGGTGGCAGCAGCGTCTGTAACGATCCGGCGCGTCTCACAGCTGGTTTTGCAGATGCTTTCCGGTGCGCAAAGAACAGTTCGATGTTCACTGGGAAGGACTGTCGCACTTTTGAACCCTGA